The window AGAAGCACTCGCTACCTTACATCGGATTTGTACGATCCGCTATCGCACAGAAACTGGTGAAGCAGCCAGTATAGAAAGCAAAATTATCAACCTCTATACTGCCAACAAAAGCGAATTCCTTAAGTTGCAAGATGGAACTGAAATTCGCCTCGATCGCTTGATTTCAGTAGATGGCAAGCCCGTCTCCTTTACAAACTACTAAATTATCTCGTTGTCCATCAATGACAAGGCATTGTCGTACTCTCTAGCAAGTTTCTGGAGGTTCCTATGCAACTGGTAAGGCATGTGAGAGGTATTTATGTGGCCTAAGACGGAGCTGATAGATCTACTCAAGATCGCGCATCCCATCATTCAGGCTCCGATGGCTGGCGCTTCTACACCTGAGTTAGTTGCAGCTGTTTCTAATGCAGGAGGTCTGGGCTCGTATGGCGGGGCGGCCACCCCACCAGCTAACCTTCGCTCCATTATCAGGCAAATTCGAGAGCTGACAGAACAACCCTTTGCAGTAAATTTGTTTGCTCCAGCCGTTGAAGCATATCAACTGATGCCTGAGCAGCAAACCCCGATGTCTGAGCTATTAACAAAATGGCACAACGAACTAAACGCCGGACCTGTGCCCGAACCAATCCCGATACTCGGACCATTCAGAGATCAATTTGCTGTTCTGCTTGAGGAGAAAATCCCTGTTTTTAGTTTCCATTTTGGTCCTGCGCCCATTGAAGCAATTCGTGAGATACATGCGATCGGCTCAATTGTATTAGCAACCGCGACCACCGTCCGTGAAGCAAAAGCGCTCGTCGAAGCAGGAGTCGATGTCATCATTGCTCAGGGCTTTGAAGCTGGAGGTCATCGCGGCACCTTTGCAGTACCTTATGAACACGAATTGATTGGAACAGCTGCGTTAGTGCCACAGATAGCTGATGCGGTCTCGGTTCCGGTCGTGGCGGCGGGCGGAATCATGGATGCTCGTGGAATTGTTGCGGCATTTGCACTGGGGGCAAGCGGGGTACAGATGGGGACTGCCTTTCTCGCCTGCCCTGAAAACAACATCTCAGAAGTCTATCGGCAGGCAGTCCTCAAGTGTCAGGACGAAGACACAGTGATTACTGAAATATTTTCCGGCAAGCCCGCTAGAGCTATCCGAAATCGATTTATCCATGAAATGGAAAACAACAAGGATAAAGTGCTGCCATTCCCGGCGCAGATGTCTATAGGGCAGGTTTTGCGTCAGGCTTCTGCTCAACAATCAATTCCAGATTTTGTCAGTATGTGGGCAGGACAGGGAGCAGTATTAACCGAAGCTCTCTCAGCAGGTGAGCTAATCGGAAAAATCATACAAGAAGTTCAAGCTGTCACTGCTTCGTTACAGCTCAAATAATAAATTAAAAGTTCAGACCAAAGTCTATCTCTGAGCAACCGTTTGCAGTAGGCCGCCAATTACGTTGTTGCTGAGGGTGAGAGTCTTATCGCTATTACAGGAATTAGCCTTCACCGTACAATTCCACCCCTTGGAACACCAAAGCTAAATTCATTTGGATGTTGAAGATGTTGAAAGAAGGACAGACATTTAAGTCGCGTTTCAACTCAAAAAAATTCGGTGGTTTGCATTGGGCTGGAGCGCCTGACCCGCCAAAGGCGATCGCAGAAGAATGAAATGTAACCAATCTGAACAACCTTATTAACCAAGAACTAACCAAAAGGAG of the Trichocoleus sp. FACHB-46 genome contains:
- a CDS encoding nitronate monooxygenase family protein — encoded protein: MWPKTELIDLLKIAHPIIQAPMAGASTPELVAAVSNAGGLGSYGGAATPPANLRSIIRQIRELTEQPFAVNLFAPAVEAYQLMPEQQTPMSELLTKWHNELNAGPVPEPIPILGPFRDQFAVLLEEKIPVFSFHFGPAPIEAIREIHAIGSIVLATATTVREAKALVEAGVDVIIAQGFEAGGHRGTFAVPYEHELIGTAALVPQIADAVSVPVVAAGGIMDARGIVAAFALGASGVQMGTAFLACPENNISEVYRQAVLKCQDEDTVITEIFSGKPARAIRNRFIHEMENNKDKVLPFPAQMSIGQVLRQASAQQSIPDFVSMWAGQGAVLTEALSAGELIGKIIQEVQAVTASLQLK
- a CDS encoding Rho-binding antiterminator, which codes for MKLNQDSTQDTIVDTGCSDASANLYQAVSCSFYDELEALATLHRICTIRYRTETGEAASIESKIINLYTANKSEFLKLQDGTEIRLDRLISVDGKPVSFTNY